One Idiomarina loihiensis L2TR genomic window carries:
- the rlmM gene encoding 23S rRNA (cytidine(2498)-2'-O)-methyltransferase RlmM, whose translation MSEIVNGRGSGIVLLCRAGFEGDCAAEIQDKTAELGVYGYCQTQPEQAYVTYHCQHEEAEHIARKLTLKDLVFAREMFALLGPVKVAGIEDRASEVIKVLKPHQETFGLAGELRVGTPDTNEANQLSKFCRKFSVPLRQALRKEELLSNKPLAKRPMLHVLFVNPAHALVGYSYSYNQTLHNGGIVRLRMSKEAPSRSTLKLDEAFQVFVPENEHEKRVHSGMKAVDLGAAPGGWTYQLVRRGMMVQAVDNGPMAESLMETGQVKHIQEDGFKFRPKRKNVTWLVCDMVEKPARVGELMTSWLLEGDCEEAIFNLKLPMRQRYAAVKGYLDQIKEQLQTEGTKPFEIQAKHLYHDREEITVHLRWLPRS comes from the coding sequence ATGAGTGAAATTGTTAACGGCAGAGGTAGTGGCATTGTATTGCTGTGTCGTGCAGGGTTCGAAGGTGATTGCGCGGCTGAAATTCAGGATAAAACCGCGGAACTGGGTGTTTATGGTTATTGCCAGACACAACCCGAGCAAGCTTACGTTACCTATCATTGCCAGCACGAAGAAGCAGAGCATATTGCCCGTAAACTGACGCTGAAAGACCTGGTCTTTGCGCGCGAAATGTTTGCCTTGCTGGGGCCTGTTAAAGTGGCCGGTATTGAAGACCGTGCCAGCGAAGTCATTAAGGTATTAAAACCTCATCAGGAAACGTTCGGTTTAGCCGGTGAGTTACGGGTGGGAACTCCAGATACTAATGAAGCTAACCAGCTATCCAAATTCTGCCGAAAATTCAGCGTGCCGCTGCGTCAGGCGTTGCGTAAAGAAGAGCTTTTAAGTAATAAGCCGCTAGCTAAACGACCGATGCTGCATGTGTTATTCGTCAACCCGGCGCATGCCTTGGTGGGCTATTCATACAGCTATAACCAAACCTTACACAACGGTGGTATTGTGCGTTTGCGTATGTCAAAAGAGGCACCAAGCCGTTCAACGTTAAAACTGGATGAAGCCTTTCAGGTATTTGTACCTGAAAACGAACATGAAAAACGTGTTCACTCGGGCATGAAGGCGGTAGATCTTGGTGCAGCGCCGGGAGGCTGGACTTATCAGCTGGTTCGCCGCGGTATGATGGTGCAAGCGGTTGATAACGGCCCGATGGCTGAGTCCTTAATGGAAACCGGGCAGGTTAAGCACATTCAGGAAGACGGCTTTAAATTTCGTCCGAAACGCAAAAATGTTACCTGGCTGGTGTGCGATATGGTTGAAAAACCCGCACGTGTCGGCGAGCTGATGACCAGTTGGTTACTCGAAGGTGACTGTGAAGAAGCCATCTTTAACCTTAAGTTACCAATGCGTCAGCGCTATGCCGCAGTTAAAGGCTACCTGGATCAGATTAAAGAACAACTACAAACCGAGGGGACTAAGCCGTTTGAAATTCAGGCCAAGCACCTTTACCACGACCGTGAAGAAATTACCGTACACTTGCGCTGGCTGCCCCGCAGCTAG
- a CDS encoding DUF423 domain-containing protein codes for MSQIFLIVAAILGGTGVMLGAFASHGLKSKLSESLLSAFETGVTYQFYHALALFVLALWLKQSQSVWFVVSGYLWLAGVVLFSGSLYALALTGVKWFGPITPIGGVLFIAGWVSLLVGAIKLGAGS; via the coding sequence ATGAGTCAGATATTTTTAATTGTGGCCGCCATTTTAGGCGGTACCGGCGTTATGTTGGGCGCTTTTGCTTCGCACGGTTTAAAATCGAAATTAAGCGAGAGTTTGCTGAGCGCTTTTGAGACCGGAGTCACTTATCAATTTTATCACGCGTTGGCACTGTTTGTTTTAGCGCTTTGGTTAAAGCAGTCACAGTCAGTCTGGTTTGTTGTCAGTGGTTATTTGTGGCTGGCGGGCGTGGTTTTATTTTCCGGCAGTTTGTATGCCTTAGCGCTTACCGGTGTTAAATGGTTTGGACCTATAACGCCCATTGGCGGGGTATTATTTATTGCTGGCTGGGTCAGTTTATTAGTTGGCGCAATAAAGTTAGGAGCAGGTAGTTAA
- a CDS encoding alpha/beta fold hydrolase: MRYQQQNPEGAFRIVFLHGSGGGPDTAFMDFFAEQGIALGAELVRPDFPYWEKVRETGKPRPPNKMQALLDAIDELLSELQQDNKPLVLMGKSLGSRVMLRLADKYGAKAVIALGFPFHPPQKPEKSRLEELEMTQAPGLILQGTRDPFSKPLLKRAEQGQSVELPHNWQLQWLEGADHGFAATKAKAENTPKLWQQAADAIKEFIQ, from the coding sequence ATGCGTTATCAACAACAGAACCCGGAAGGAGCCTTCCGCATCGTGTTTTTGCACGGTTCAGGAGGCGGTCCCGACACAGCTTTTATGGATTTCTTTGCGGAGCAGGGCATAGCGCTTGGCGCAGAGCTTGTGCGTCCGGACTTTCCTTATTGGGAAAAGGTTCGAGAAACCGGGAAACCCCGGCCGCCGAATAAAATGCAGGCATTGCTCGATGCGATCGATGAACTATTGAGCGAATTACAGCAAGATAATAAGCCGTTAGTTTTGATGGGTAAGTCATTAGGAAGCCGGGTGATGTTGCGTTTAGCCGATAAATACGGCGCGAAAGCAGTAATTGCTTTGGGGTTTCCGTTCCATCCGCCGCAAAAACCTGAGAAGTCACGCCTTGAAGAATTAGAAATGACGCAGGCGCCCGGTCTTATTTTGCAGGGAACACGGGACCCGTTCAGTAAACCGCTTTTAAAAAGAGCGGAGCAGGGGCAAAGCGTGGAGTTGCCGCATAACTGGCAGTTGCAGTGGCTAGAGGGTGCCGATCACGGTTTTGCCGCCACAAAAGCCAAAGCGGAGAATACGCCTAAGCTTTGGCAACAGGCCGCAGATGCCATTAAGGAGTTTATTCAATGA
- a CDS encoding transcriptional regulator GcvA, whose translation MRKLPPLNALKSFEVAARHLSFTKAAEELFVTQAAVSHQVKALEDFLELKLFIRRNRSLLLTEEGQEYYLELRDIFEQLAQATDKLRLVSERGALTVSVPPSFAILWFVPRLSSFREEHPDMDIRIKAVDEISGSLTDDVDVAIYYGDGRWPGVKAYQLHEEYLWPVCSPLLLNKANIKEPIDLFKQTLLHDETRNAWKDWFQLVGLPQYKGDNGPVFSHSSLALQAAVHGQGIALANNVLVKSEIDSGHLVRIFPQALQRNKAFYLVCRDNQAEIGKIATFRQWLLNLVQKEEQEFNQ comes from the coding sequence ATGCGGAAATTACCTCCCTTAAACGCGCTTAAATCATTTGAAGTGGCAGCGCGTCACCTCAGTTTCACCAAAGCAGCTGAAGAGTTATTTGTGACTCAGGCGGCAGTTAGTCACCAGGTGAAAGCGTTAGAAGACTTCCTTGAACTGAAGCTTTTTATTCGGCGTAACCGCTCGCTGTTGCTGACCGAAGAAGGGCAGGAATACTACTTAGAGTTACGCGATATTTTTGAGCAACTGGCGCAGGCTACCGATAAACTTCGGTTAGTGTCTGAACGTGGGGCTTTGACCGTGTCGGTTCCGCCCAGTTTCGCTATTTTATGGTTTGTTCCGCGGCTCAGTAGTTTTCGCGAAGAACACCCGGATATGGACATTCGCATTAAAGCCGTGGATGAAATTAGTGGTTCGTTAACCGACGACGTGGACGTTGCTATTTATTATGGCGATGGCCGTTGGCCCGGGGTAAAGGCTTACCAGCTACACGAAGAGTATTTGTGGCCGGTTTGTTCGCCGTTGTTACTGAACAAAGCGAATATCAAAGAGCCGATAGATTTATTCAAGCAAACTTTGCTGCACGACGAAACCCGTAATGCCTGGAAGGACTGGTTTCAGTTGGTGGGATTACCTCAGTATAAAGGCGATAACGGACCGGTATTCAGTCATTCGAGCCTGGCTTTACAGGCGGCGGTCCACGGGCAGGGCATTGCATTAGCCAATAATGTGCTGGTGAAGTCTGAAATTGACAGTGGCCACCTGGTTCGTATTTTCCCTCAGGCTTTGCAGCGGAATAAAGCGTTTTATCTGGTTTGTCGTGACAATCAGGCGGAGATAGGTAAAATCGCGACCTTCCGTCAGTGGTTGCTAAACTTGGTTCAAAAAGAAGAGCAAGAGTTTAACCAATAA
- a CDS encoding SDR family oxidoreductase, translating into MQIKDSVIVITGGAQGLGLAMAEDFARQGAKLALIDINGDVLGEAQEQCEKLGAAKVVGYEVDITDEESVETVFEQIQQEFDGIDVLVNNAGLLRDGLLIKFKDGELKQKMPLQQFQSVLDVNLTGTFLCGREAAAQMVKAGKKGVIINISSVARAGNMGQTNYSATKAGVVAMTVTWARELGRYGIRCGAIAPGFIETPMTAQMKPEAVDRALSMVPLKRWGQPNEIAHSARYIIENDFFSGRVVEIDGGVRL; encoded by the coding sequence ATGCAAATTAAAGACAGTGTCATTGTTATTACCGGTGGTGCTCAGGGGCTGGGCCTTGCGATGGCTGAAGATTTCGCGAGACAAGGTGCCAAACTTGCGCTTATTGATATTAACGGCGACGTATTAGGTGAAGCTCAGGAGCAATGCGAAAAGTTGGGCGCAGCCAAAGTGGTTGGTTATGAAGTTGATATCACTGACGAAGAGTCGGTAGAAACCGTATTTGAGCAAATTCAGCAAGAGTTTGATGGCATTGATGTGCTGGTGAACAACGCAGGCCTATTGCGTGACGGCTTGCTGATCAAATTCAAAGACGGCGAACTGAAACAGAAAATGCCTTTACAACAGTTCCAGTCGGTACTGGATGTGAATCTCACCGGTACCTTCTTATGCGGCCGTGAAGCCGCGGCACAGATGGTAAAAGCCGGCAAGAAAGGCGTTATCATCAATATTTCCAGCGTCGCGCGTGCTGGTAATATGGGACAGACTAACTATTCCGCAACCAAAGCCGGTGTGGTTGCTATGACGGTGACCTGGGCTCGCGAACTGGGTCGTTACGGCATTCGCTGCGGTGCCATTGCGCCGGGCTTTATTGAAACTCCAATGACGGCACAGATGAAACCTGAAGCGGTTGATCGCGCGTTGTCTATGGTTCCGCTAAAACGCTGGGGCCAGCCCAATGAAATTGCCCACAGTGCGCGCTACATTATTGAAAATGACTTTTTCAGCGGCCGTGTGGTCGAAATTGACGGCGGCGTTCGGTTGTAA
- the mmsB gene encoding 3-hydroxyisobutyrate dehydrogenase — translation MATVGFIGLGNMGGPMASNLAKAGHKVKAFDLSEEALKAIVADGAQAAKTAAEAIDGAEFVVSMLPADRHVKGVYLGDDGLINKLNKDQLVIDCSTISSETAMYVGEQLEKAGIAFIDAPVSGGVGGAKAGTLTFICGGTETNVDRARSVLNDMGKNVFRAGDVGAGQIAKICNNMLLSVLMVGTSEALQLGKANGLDPKVLSEIMLASSGSNWTLQVYNPCPGVMDNVPSSNDYQGGFLVDLMAKDLGLAQQTALESGAATPMGSLTRNLYHSWSEQGHGRQDFSSIFNYVAPKSQK, via the coding sequence ATGGCAACCGTAGGATTTATTGGACTGGGTAACATGGGTGGCCCAATGGCCAGCAATCTGGCAAAAGCCGGCCACAAGGTTAAGGCTTTTGACTTATCGGAAGAAGCACTTAAAGCGATAGTTGCTGACGGTGCACAGGCTGCGAAAACAGCAGCTGAAGCCATCGACGGAGCTGAATTTGTGGTGTCTATGCTGCCTGCAGACCGTCACGTAAAAGGCGTTTACCTTGGTGACGACGGCCTAATCAACAAGCTGAATAAAGATCAGCTCGTTATTGATTGCAGTACCATTTCTTCTGAAACCGCTATGTATGTGGGTGAACAGTTAGAGAAAGCTGGTATTGCCTTTATCGACGCCCCTGTTTCTGGTGGTGTTGGTGGCGCGAAAGCGGGTACCTTAACCTTTATTTGCGGTGGTACAGAAACTAACGTTGACCGGGCTCGTAGCGTGCTTAACGACATGGGCAAAAATGTTTTCCGCGCCGGTGATGTCGGTGCCGGACAGATTGCAAAAATCTGTAATAACATGTTGTTGTCAGTATTAATGGTGGGTACTTCTGAAGCTCTGCAATTAGGTAAGGCTAACGGGTTGGACCCGAAAGTTTTATCGGAAATTATGCTGGCAAGCTCGGGTAGTAATTGGACATTACAGGTATATAATCCGTGCCCAGGGGTAATGGATAACGTGCCTTCAAGTAACGACTACCAAGGCGGCTTTCTGGTTGACTTAATGGCTAAAGATTTAGGTCTGGCGCAACAAACCGCATTAGAAAGTGGTGCCGCAACGCCTATGGGATCACTGACTCGCAACCTTTACCACAGCTGGTCTGAGCAAGGCCATGGTCGCCAGGACTTTTCCAGTATTTTTAATTATGTGGCACCTAAGTCACAGAAGTAA
- a CDS encoding enoyl-CoA hydratase/isomerase family protein: MQDVVLFEELNAGDKVIGVATLNSEKSLNALSLAMAEKLLPQLKKWAEDDKVACVWLQGAGEKAFCAGGDIVAMYKAMQAEPGKLVEEVENFFTQEYQLDYFIQTFPKPLICWGDGIVMGGGMGLMNGASHRIVTERSLLAMPEVTIGLYPDVGATYFLNRMPRGCGLFLGITGATMNANDALYLNLADHFVGHESKESILNKLKEVQWGNTEALNKQKVTDLLSDVASSDPTALPTPQVEPHQKLITELTTGNDIGEIVERIVSDETDDKWLARARKNLANGCPFTSHLVWNQLQQGSDLSLADCFRLELTLSCNCAVRGDFAEGIRALLIDKDKNPQWQHSSVAEVPAEEIDAFFLPPWGERTHPLADLDK, encoded by the coding sequence ATGCAAGACGTTGTACTTTTTGAAGAACTGAACGCCGGTGACAAAGTCATCGGCGTTGCTACGTTAAATTCCGAGAAATCATTGAATGCCCTAAGCCTGGCAATGGCTGAAAAGCTGTTACCGCAGCTGAAAAAATGGGCAGAAGATGACAAAGTTGCTTGTGTCTGGTTACAGGGTGCCGGTGAAAAAGCATTCTGTGCCGGTGGTGACATTGTGGCTATGTATAAAGCCATGCAGGCAGAGCCGGGCAAATTAGTGGAAGAAGTCGAAAACTTCTTCACCCAGGAATATCAACTGGACTACTTTATTCAGACCTTCCCTAAACCTCTTATTTGCTGGGGTGACGGCATTGTGATGGGCGGCGGTATGGGGCTAATGAATGGCGCCAGCCACCGTATTGTGACCGAACGTTCGTTACTGGCTATGCCAGAAGTGACTATTGGTTTGTACCCGGATGTTGGTGCGACCTACTTCCTTAATCGCATGCCACGAGGTTGCGGTTTGTTCTTAGGTATTACCGGCGCAACGATGAATGCGAACGATGCACTGTATCTGAACCTGGCCGATCACTTTGTTGGGCATGAGAGCAAAGAAAGCATTCTGAATAAGCTGAAAGAAGTTCAATGGGGCAATACTGAGGCTCTGAACAAACAAAAAGTGACGGACTTACTGAGTGACGTGGCAAGTAGTGACCCAACAGCATTACCCACGCCTCAGGTAGAACCACATCAGAAGCTAATAACAGAGCTGACAACGGGCAATGATATTGGTGAAATTGTTGAACGTATTGTCAGTGACGAAACCGATGATAAATGGCTGGCGCGGGCGCGTAAGAACCTGGCCAATGGTTGTCCGTTTACATCGCACCTGGTCTGGAACCAGTTGCAGCAAGGCTCTGACTTGTCTTTGGCTGACTGTTTCCGTTTAGAGCTAACCTTGTCCTGTAACTGTGCAGTTCGTGGTGACTTTGCCGAAGGTATTCGGGCACTGCTGATTGATAAAGATAAGAATCCACAATGGCAGCATAGCTCGGTAGCCGAAGTACCAGCGGAAGAGATTGATGCATTCTTTTTACCGCCCTGGGGCGAGCGAACGCATCCATTAGCCGATCTTGATAAATAA
- a CDS encoding acyl-CoA dehydrogenase family protein, which translates to MNFELTEDQQAFVDTAKAFADKELAPNAAKWDEEHYFPVEVFRKAGEMGFMGMYTPEEAGGFGMSRLDSALIFEQLAGGCTATTAMMTIHNMVTWMIGSFGQQSVIDQWVSELVTGEKLGSYCLTEPGSGSDAASLRTSAKKDGDEYVLNGSKMFISGAGETDVLVVMARTGEDGPKGISAFAVPADAKGVIYGKAEDKMGWNAQPTRLVTFEDVRIPAENLLGKEGEGFKFAMMGLDGGRINIAVCSVGTAQAALNTAKAYMQERTQFGKPLAAFQALQFKLADMATELVAARQMVRLAASKVDNNDADKTTYCAMAKQFATDVGFKVCNDALQLHGGYGYIKEYPLERHVRDVRVHQILEGTNEVMRMIIGRRILADNDREIL; encoded by the coding sequence ATGAATTTCGAATTGACAGAAGACCAGCAAGCCTTTGTGGATACTGCCAAAGCTTTTGCCGACAAAGAGCTGGCGCCTAATGCGGCTAAGTGGGACGAAGAGCATTATTTCCCCGTTGAAGTGTTCCGTAAAGCTGGTGAAATGGGCTTTATGGGCATGTATACGCCGGAAGAGGCTGGCGGCTTCGGAATGAGCCGTCTGGACTCAGCGCTTATTTTTGAGCAGCTGGCAGGTGGTTGTACCGCAACCACGGCCATGATGACCATTCATAACATGGTCACCTGGATGATTGGTTCTTTCGGCCAACAGTCAGTGATTGACCAGTGGGTGTCCGAGTTGGTTACCGGTGAGAAGCTTGGCTCTTACTGCCTGACCGAACCAGGCTCTGGTTCAGACGCTGCCAGCTTGCGTACCAGTGCGAAAAAAGACGGCGACGAGTACGTCTTAAATGGCTCTAAAATGTTCATCTCCGGTGCCGGTGAAACTGACGTTTTAGTGGTTATGGCTCGTACTGGCGAAGACGGACCTAAAGGCATTTCTGCCTTTGCTGTACCGGCGGACGCGAAAGGTGTTATTTACGGTAAAGCCGAAGATAAAATGGGCTGGAATGCACAGCCTACCCGCTTAGTGACTTTTGAAGACGTTCGCATTCCGGCAGAAAACCTGCTGGGTAAAGAAGGCGAAGGCTTTAAGTTTGCCATGATGGGCTTAGACGGCGGACGCATTAACATTGCGGTGTGTTCTGTGGGTACAGCGCAAGCGGCATTAAATACTGCCAAAGCTTATATGCAGGAACGTACGCAATTTGGTAAGCCCCTCGCGGCTTTTCAGGCGCTACAGTTTAAGTTAGCCGATATGGCGACTGAGCTGGTTGCGGCCCGTCAAATGGTGCGTCTGGCAGCCAGTAAAGTCGATAACAACGATGCTGATAAAACTACCTATTGTGCTATGGCAAAACAGTTTGCGACCGATGTTGGTTTTAAAGTGTGTAACGACGCACTGCAGCTGCACGGTGGTTATGGCTACATTAAAGAGTATCCGTTAGAGCGCCATGTGCGTGATGTTCGTGTGCACCAGATCCTGGAAGGCACAAACGAAGTTATGCGCATGATTATTGGACGTCGCATTCTGGCTGATAACGATCGCGAAATCTTGTAA
- a CDS encoding CoA-acylating methylmalonate-semialdehyde dehydrogenase — protein MSKKVPLYIDGEFVASKSEQWIPVTNPATQEVIAQVPVATQSEMDAAVESAREAFKTWKEVPVSERARVMMRYQALLKEHQEEIAETLAQETGKTFEDAKGDVWRGIEVVEHAANIPSLLMGETVENVARKIDSYSYTQPLGVCAGITPFNFPAMIPLWMFPLAIACGNTFILKPSEQDPLTPTRLAELFEEAGAPKGVLQVLHGNKEQVDFLLDHPDVRALSFVGSVPVAEYIYRRGTENGKRVQAFAGAKNHCVIMPDANKQQVINNMVGSSVGAAGQRCMAISVAVFVGAAKEWIPEIAEAIAKVRPGAWNDEGAAYGPVISPQAKERVEALITQGEKEGAKLLVDGRNCKVDGLPNGNWVGPTVFSNVTPDMEIYKTEIFGPVLCATEVDSLEDALELVNNNPYGNGTSIFTASGAAARKYQHEVEVGQVGINIPIPVPLPFFSFTGWKRSFFGDLHAYGKQGVRFYSETKTVTARWFESDLEDPAGPNMSINLR, from the coding sequence ATGTCTAAGAAAGTGCCTCTGTATATAGATGGCGAATTTGTCGCCTCGAAGTCAGAACAGTGGATTCCTGTCACCAACCCGGCAACTCAGGAAGTTATCGCTCAAGTGCCAGTTGCTACTCAAAGCGAAATGGACGCAGCGGTTGAGAGTGCTCGTGAAGCTTTTAAAACCTGGAAAGAAGTGCCTGTTTCTGAGCGTGCTCGCGTAATGATGCGCTATCAGGCCTTGTTAAAAGAACATCAGGAAGAAATTGCAGAGACTCTGGCGCAAGAAACTGGTAAAACTTTTGAAGATGCCAAAGGTGATGTCTGGCGTGGTATAGAAGTGGTTGAACACGCAGCGAATATTCCTTCGTTATTAATGGGCGAGACAGTTGAAAACGTTGCTCGTAAAATTGATTCTTATAGTTACACTCAGCCATTAGGTGTTTGCGCTGGTATTACGCCGTTTAACTTTCCGGCGATGATCCCACTGTGGATGTTCCCGCTGGCCATTGCTTGTGGTAATACCTTCATTCTGAAGCCTTCCGAGCAAGATCCGTTAACGCCAACCCGTTTGGCTGAACTGTTCGAAGAAGCTGGCGCACCTAAAGGCGTACTGCAGGTATTGCACGGCAATAAAGAACAGGTCGATTTTCTGTTAGACCACCCGGACGTTCGTGCCTTGTCTTTTGTAGGCTCAGTGCCGGTTGCTGAATATATTTACCGCCGTGGTACGGAAAATGGTAAGCGTGTACAGGCTTTTGCTGGTGCGAAAAACCATTGCGTTATTATGCCTGACGCCAATAAACAGCAAGTCATCAATAATATGGTTGGCTCTTCTGTCGGTGCGGCGGGTCAACGTTGTATGGCTATTTCTGTCGCAGTATTTGTTGGCGCGGCAAAAGAGTGGATCCCTGAAATAGCGGAAGCTATTGCTAAGGTTCGTCCGGGCGCATGGAATGACGAAGGTGCCGCTTATGGCCCGGTTATTAGTCCACAAGCGAAAGAACGCGTTGAAGCTTTGATTACTCAGGGTGAGAAAGAAGGCGCTAAATTGCTGGTTGATGGTCGTAATTGCAAAGTTGACGGTCTGCCAAATGGTAACTGGGTTGGCCCAACAGTGTTCTCTAACGTAACGCCGGATATGGAAATCTATAAAACAGAAATTTTCGGTCCGGTATTGTGCGCCACAGAAGTGGACAGCCTTGAAGACGCTTTGGAATTGGTTAACAACAACCCTTACGGTAATGGTACTTCTATCTTTACCGCAAGTGGTGCCGCCGCGCGTAAATACCAGCACGAAGTTGAAGTGGGTCAGGTCGGTATCAACATTCCAATTCCGGTACCGCTGCCGTTCTTCTCATTTACTGGCTGGAAGCGTTCATTCTTTGGTGACCTTCACGCTTATGGTAAGCAGGGCGTTCGTTTCTACAGCGAAACTAAGACGGTAACGGCGCGTTGGTTTGAGAGCGACCTTGAAGATCCAGCAGGTCCGAACATGTCAATTAACCTGAGATAA
- a CDS encoding EamA family transporter: MTLLILITLLWAASFSLIGVYLAGQVDGYLVVFIRMVLALITVLPLFRWRHLSPQNGQLPQLAKLAVIGAVQIGAMYLFLYHAFLYLSIAEVLLFTIFTPLYITLIDELILNRKHLPLLWWIAAAVSVCGAAIIRYQPLSDDFITGFFLIQAANACFAAGQVAYKRLPTGKTLEQSQQFAAFFFGASVIAGLGVLFFGDLTKMPTTNLQWGILLWLGIVASGLGYLGWNLSGKRVNTGQLATMNNALIPAGILVNVIFWEQSFDYTRLSIGALIIILAVWLAGRVNKLKPAR; encoded by the coding sequence GTGACCCTCTTAATTCTGATTACTTTACTTTGGGCCGCCAGCTTTTCGCTAATCGGCGTTTATCTTGCCGGCCAGGTTGACGGTTATCTTGTTGTCTTTATCCGTATGGTTTTAGCCTTAATAACGGTTTTGCCGTTATTCCGCTGGAGGCATCTGTCACCACAAAATGGGCAACTACCTCAACTAGCTAAACTGGCCGTTATTGGCGCTGTACAAATTGGCGCCATGTATTTGTTTCTTTATCATGCGTTTTTGTATTTGAGCATTGCCGAAGTGCTTTTGTTCACTATCTTTACACCACTCTACATAACGCTAATTGACGAGCTGATACTTAACCGCAAGCATCTGCCGCTGTTATGGTGGATAGCCGCTGCGGTATCGGTATGCGGCGCCGCCATCATTCGCTATCAACCCTTGTCCGATGATTTCATCACCGGCTTCTTTTTAATTCAGGCAGCCAATGCGTGCTTTGCCGCCGGTCAAGTTGCTTATAAACGTTTACCCACGGGTAAAACCTTAGAACAAAGCCAGCAATTTGCCGCCTTTTTCTTTGGCGCCAGTGTTATCGCCGGCCTTGGTGTTTTATTCTTTGGCGACTTAACCAAAATGCCGACCACCAATCTTCAATGGGGCATTTTATTGTGGCTCGGTATTGTTGCCTCCGGGCTTGGTTACCTTGGTTGGAACCTTTCCGGTAAACGAGTCAATACCGGGCAACTGGCCACCATGAACAATGCGTTAATTCCCGCGGGCATTTTGGTTAATGTCATTTTTTGGGAACAGTCTTTCGACTATACCCGGTTAAGCATTGGCGCTCTTATTATTATTCTTGCCGTATGGCTGGCAGGACGGGTTAACAAACTTAAACCCGCCCGCTAA
- a CDS encoding acetyl-CoA C-acyltransferase — translation MSSDSIVIVAANRTPMGGFQGSLSEVTAPNLGATAIKAALNNSGLAADDISEVIMGNVLPAGLGQAPARQAMLHADLPRSTGATTINKVCGSGLKAAMMAHDLIKAGSADVVLAGGMESMSNAPYMLPKGRSGYRMGHGQVLDHMMLDGLEDAYEHKAMGCYAQDTADEYGLGREAMDEFAIHSLTKAQAAIKDGFFKDEITPVTYSTRKGDVTVDTDEQPGKARLDKIPQLRAAFKKDGTITAANSSSISDGAAALILMRESDAKAKGLQPLARVMGHTTHSQAPSEFTVAPIGAMNSLLSKLDWTKDDVDLWEINEAFAMVTMLAIQQMKLDPAKVNVHGGACALGHPIGASGARLLVTLLHALKQKGQKRGITSLCIGGGEAVALAVEMI, via the coding sequence ATGTCGAGCGATTCAATCGTTATAGTAGCGGCCAACCGTACGCCAATGGGCGGTTTTCAGGGCAGCTTAAGTGAAGTTACCGCCCCCAATTTGGGCGCAACCGCGATAAAAGCAGCGCTGAATAACAGCGGTTTAGCAGCCGATGATATTTCAGAAGTAATCATGGGCAATGTGTTACCTGCCGGTTTAGGTCAGGCACCAGCGCGTCAGGCAATGCTGCATGCGGATCTACCTCGCTCAACGGGCGCGACCACCATTAATAAAGTATGCGGCTCCGGATTGAAAGCTGCAATGATGGCGCACGATTTAATTAAAGCGGGCTCAGCAGACGTGGTACTGGCCGGTGGCATGGAAAGCATGTCGAATGCACCTTACATGCTGCCAAAAGGCCGCAGCGGTTATCGTATGGGGCACGGACAAGTGCTGGATCATATGATGCTGGACGGTTTGGAAGACGCCTACGAGCATAAAGCTATGGGGTGTTACGCACAGGACACCGCTGACGAATACGGTCTGGGTCGTGAAGCAATGGATGAGTTTGCCATTCATTCACTTACCAAAGCTCAGGCTGCTATTAAAGATGGCTTTTTTAAAGACGAAATCACCCCAGTTACATATTCTACTCGTAAAGGCGACGTCACTGTCGATACTGACGAGCAACCGGGTAAAGCGCGTCTGGACAAAATTCCTCAGTTGCGTGCGGCATTCAAAAAAGACGGCACCATTACTGCGGCTAATTCCAGTTCTATTTCTGATGGCGCAGCAGCACTTATTTTAATGCGTGAGAGCGATGCAAAGGCCAAAGGCCTGCAGCCGCTGGCGCGAGTTATGGGTCATACTACGCATTCTCAGGCGCCGTCTGAATTTACCGTTGCCCCAATTGGTGCAATGAATTCTTTGCTGAGTAAGCTGGACTGGACTAAAGACGACGTCGATTTATGGGAAATTAATGAAGCCTTTGCCATGGTTACCATGCTGGCTATTCAGCAAATGAAACTGGATCCGGCTAAAGTGAATGTGCATGGCGGAGCCTGTGCTTTAGGGCATCCTATTGGCGCAAGTGGTGCGCGGTTATTGGTTACTTTGCTGCATGCACTGAAACAAAAAGGCCAGAAACGGGGTATCACCTCACTGTGTATTGGTGGTGGTGAAGCCGTTGCTCTGGCCGTAGAAATGATCTAA